A region of Micromonospora chokoriensis DNA encodes the following proteins:
- a CDS encoding fasciclin domain-containing protein, with protein sequence MRPRSPRRRPHETSATHPHRRRNPPPHADTPDGTAITVTRTGPTARLGERADTVCADYQATNARIHLINAVLGPLPVTAGTGHRAH encoded by the coding sequence GTGCGCCCACGATCACCTCGTCGGAGGCCACATGAGACGTCAGCGACCCACCCTCATCGCCGTCGCAACCCGCCACCGCACGCCGACACCCCCGACGGCACGGCCATCACCGTCACCCGCACCGGACCCACCGCCCGCCTCGGCGAGCGCGCCGACACCGTCTGCGCCGACTACCAGGCCACCAACGCCCGCATCCACCTCATCAACGCCGTCCTCGGCCCCCTGCCCGTCACCGCCGGCACCGGCCACCGCGCGCACTGA
- a CDS encoding sulfite exporter TauE/SafE family protein translates to MDAVTLSTLLAAAAMAGWVDAVVGGGGLLLLPALLVAAPGLPVATALGTNKLAAIFGTSTAAVTYARRTKVDWRVAGPAAGLAVLSAGVGAALAGAVPASAYRPVVLVVLVTVAVFVLVRPRMGVVAVPARRTPVRVGVVVAVAGVGIALYDGLIGPGTGTFLVLAFTALVGADFVHGSAMAKVVNAGTNLGALVVFGVTGHVWWLLGAGMAVCNIAGAVLGARMALRRGSGFVRVVLLVVVVALVVKLGHDEWVAR, encoded by the coding sequence ATGGACGCCGTGACGCTCAGTACGCTGCTGGCCGCCGCCGCGATGGCCGGGTGGGTCGACGCCGTGGTCGGTGGTGGTGGGTTGTTGCTGTTGCCGGCGTTGTTGGTGGCCGCCCCGGGGTTGCCGGTGGCGACGGCGTTGGGCACGAACAAGCTGGCGGCGATCTTCGGTACGTCCACGGCGGCGGTGACATACGCGCGGCGGACGAAGGTGGACTGGCGGGTGGCGGGGCCGGCTGCGGGGTTGGCGGTGCTCAGCGCGGGTGTGGGCGCGGCGTTGGCCGGGGCGGTGCCGGCGTCGGCGTACCGGCCGGTCGTGCTGGTGGTGCTGGTGACGGTGGCGGTGTTCGTGCTGGTGCGTCCCCGGATGGGGGTGGTGGCGGTGCCGGCGAGGCGGACCCCGGTGCGGGTGGGCGTGGTGGTCGCGGTGGCCGGGGTGGGCATCGCCCTGTACGACGGGTTGATCGGTCCGGGGACGGGGACGTTCCTGGTGTTGGCGTTCACCGCGCTCGTCGGCGCGGACTTCGTGCACGGTTCGGCGATGGCGAAGGTCGTCAACGCGGGCACGAACCTGGGCGCGCTGGTGGTGTTCGGGGTGACCGGGCACGTGTGGTGGCTGTTGGGTGCGGGGATGGCGGTGTGCAACATCGCCGGCGCGGTGCTGGGGGCGCGGATGGCGTTGCGCCGTGGGTCGGGGTTCGTGCGGGTGGTGCTGCTGGTGGTCGTGGTGGCGTTGGTCGTGAAGCTCGGCCACGACGAGTGGGTGGCCCGGTGA
- a CDS encoding endonuclease/exonuclease/phosphatase family protein, producing MRLATFNMLHGRSLTDGLVDPDRLTAAIGTLDADVLALQEVDRDQHRSGNLDLTAIAARALHAPHHRFAAAVVGTPGEQFRPLRHEDDGHGEPCYGIGLISRHPVRSWHVTRLKPAPVRSPVYAPGPRGGLILLHDEPRVVIAAVLDTPHGPLTVAATHLSFVPGWNARQLRQTVRALRALPAPRVLLGDLNLPAGAARLVSGWHPLGRRPTYPAGQPRVQLDHILADRHALQQLPPVRAVTTPPSTISDHRPLLVDLG from the coding sequence GTGCGCCTGGCCACCTTCAACATGCTGCACGGACGATCCCTCACCGACGGGCTCGTCGACCCCGACCGGCTCACCGCCGCCATCGGCACCCTCGACGCCGACGTGCTCGCCCTGCAGGAGGTCGACCGCGACCAACACCGCAGCGGCAACCTCGACCTCACCGCCATCGCCGCCCGCGCCCTGCACGCACCGCACCACCGCTTCGCCGCCGCCGTCGTCGGCACCCCCGGCGAACAGTTCCGCCCCCTGCGCCACGAGGACGACGGCCACGGTGAACCCTGCTACGGCATCGGGCTCATCAGCCGACACCCCGTCCGCAGCTGGCACGTCACCCGACTCAAACCCGCACCCGTCCGCTCACCGGTCTACGCCCCCGGCCCCCGCGGCGGCCTCATCCTGCTGCACGACGAACCCCGCGTCGTCATCGCCGCCGTCCTGGACACCCCACACGGCCCGCTCACCGTCGCCGCGACCCACCTGTCCTTCGTGCCCGGCTGGAACGCCCGCCAACTCCGACAGACCGTCCGCGCCCTGCGCGCGTTACCCGCCCCCCGCGTCCTGCTCGGCGACCTCAACCTGCCCGCCGGCGCCGCCCGACTCGTCTCCGGCTGGCACCCCCTGGGCCGCCGCCCCACCTACCCCGCCGGGCAACCCCGCGTCCAACTCGACCACATCCTCGCCGACCGGCACGCCCTCCAACAGCTCCCACCGGTACGCGCCGTCACCACCCCACCGTCCACCATCTCCGACCACCGCCCCCTGCTGGTCGACCTCGGCTGA